Proteins encoded within one genomic window of Bacillus sp. F19:
- a CDS encoding ketopantoate reductase family protein → MKVLVVGAGAVGGYFGARLTEKGEDVTFLVREKRAHLLNEHGLQVKSIHGDYHFHAKTLLAGEKREAFDLILLSVKAYHLEKVMEELIPFTGNQTLIMPLLNGIAHLDMLQERFSKDRVIGGLCFIESTVDQEGAIVQTSPIHELVYGALFAQQTEKVEKLKSLFACANAEIRNSDRILADMWHKYMFISGLSGVTTLFRSPIGPIRENAFGLNVIEKLFYEIGSIMRAEGAPISDGIEDIQLKKIHNMTEGMKSSMQRDMEKLTEVEADHLQGYLLKLAIKHKIDAPILSMVYSNLKIYEKNR, encoded by the coding sequence GTGAAAGTGTTAGTTGTTGGAGCAGGAGCGGTTGGCGGATATTTTGGTGCTCGTCTCACAGAAAAAGGGGAAGATGTCACATTTTTAGTCAGAGAAAAAAGGGCACATTTGCTGAATGAGCATGGATTGCAAGTTAAAAGCATACACGGAGACTATCACTTTCATGCTAAAACATTGCTTGCAGGAGAAAAAAGGGAAGCATTTGATCTCATTCTGTTATCTGTGAAAGCTTATCATCTGGAAAAGGTCATGGAAGAATTAATTCCATTTACGGGAAATCAAACACTCATTATGCCGCTGCTGAATGGAATCGCTCACTTAGACATGCTGCAGGAGAGGTTTTCAAAAGATCGTGTTATCGGCGGTTTATGTTTTATTGAATCGACAGTAGATCAGGAAGGTGCGATCGTGCAGACCAGTCCGATCCATGAACTTGTCTACGGCGCTCTATTTGCGCAGCAGACGGAAAAAGTTGAAAAACTTAAATCATTATTTGCTTGCGCAAATGCTGAAATTCGAAATAGTGACAGGATTCTTGCTGATATGTGGCATAAATATATGTTTATTTCAGGATTGTCTGGTGTAACCACTCTGTTCCGGTCACCAATCGGGCCTATTCGCGAAAATGCATTCGGCTTGAATGTTATTGAGAAACTCTTTTATGAAATCGGATCGATTATGCGTGCTGAAGGTGCGCCAATTTCTGACGGCATTGAAGATATTCAGCTTAAAAAAATACATAACATGACAGAGGGAATGAAGTCCTCCATGCAAAGGGATATGGAGAAGCTGACAGAAGTTGAAGCGGATCATTTGCAGGGGTACCTTTTGAAGCTTGCCATTAAACACAAAATAGATGCGCCGATTTTATCCATGGTGTATTCAAATTTAAAGATATATGAGAAAAATCGCTAA